CCGCCGGAGGCGTACATCGATTCGATTGTGCCGAGGTCCGGACCGTACACCGATACCTGCAGGGTTCCGCCCACGTCGAGACTCTGCAACTTCACGACGACGCGCGTCCCCGCGTCCACCGAGACGGTGAACGCGTCGAGGTCGGTGACCGTCGAAACTTCGCCGCGGACTGTCCGTCCTTTCTGAATCGAGTTCGCGTTGTTCGGGTCGTCGTTCGGCTCTCGCTCGCTGTCCTCGACGGACGTTCCTATCAGCGAACGTCGCGTCAGGACACCGACGTACTGGACAACCGCTCCGGGATACGTCTCAAATGTCGCAAGTTCTGTCACTTCTGGAGCTCCTGCCATCCCTGCACTTCTCGTCGTTCGCTCGTCTGACGGACCATTCACGGAACTTCTAGAGGCGAATTCGGTGGCGTTCGCAGTCGCTGGTGGCTCGAACGCGACGGTGGTCACTGTGGCCACACTGAGTAGTACGACTGCGAAAGCGACCGCTACGCGCATGCGGTGAGAACCAACGACACCGAGCACTGTAAGTACACTATACGTTTCGTTGTCACAATCAGCAGTTTCGAGGAGGAAAGGCCGGTTACTATCAGTCAACAGTCAATAGTGGCCGAGAACACCTTGCCGTCGGGCGCGGCGTTGCGCTCGGTGGAAACAGTAGTAGCCGAGCGCGAGATAGCCCACCGACGTGACGACGAGGACGCCGAGGTCCGACGCCGGGAACTCCCAAAGACTAACGCTCCCCTCCATCGCGCGCCGGAGGAGGTAGCTTCCCTGTGCGAGCGGAAGCCACCCGAGGAGTTCGTACTGGCCCACCGGTGCGCCGATGAACGCGATGAATGCCCACTGGACGAGTTGGAAGGCGTTCTCGATGCGCTTGTAGGGCAGCGCGAGACCGCCGAAGACGAACCCGATGCCGACCGCCGAGGCGAGGGCGAGGACGAGCAACGGGCCGACCGTCAGCACGTCGAGCGCGAGCGATTGGCCGGTCGTGAGCAACATCATCGCCAGAATGACAGCACCCCAAACGATGCTGTAGCAGACGTTGACGACGACTTTCAGGCTCACGACGGTCCCGAACCCGAGCGGCGACATGAACAACTGCTCCAAGGTGCCCCACTGAGCCTCGCGGGTCATGTTCCACGAGAGGCCCGAGTAGGCGACGATGGCCGCCGTGAACAGGAAGAACCCGACGATGATGCCGCCGAGCGACTCCGTCAGTGATGGCCCCGCGACCGCACTCCCGCCGAAGAAGAGGACGGCAAACAGCGCGTAGATGGAGATGAACTGCGAGAGCGTGTTGACCGGGTATCTGACCAGCAAGACGACCTTCTTCTTCGCTATCGCACGCAAGAGAGTGAGATGTTCGTTCATCGCTCGCCCTCCGCCGTCGCGGTTGCAGGTGTTTCCGCCGACGCCGAGTCGTCGCCGTCCTCGTTCGTCAGTTCGAGGAACACGGTTTCGAGGTCGGGGTCGGTTGCAGTCACGCCGTCGAGCGAGCAGTCGCCCGCCCGAAGCGCGTCGAAGATGGCGTAGAGGTCGTCGCCCTCCGCGAGCGTGACTTCGAACCGCTCGTTCTCGCCGACACGCTCGAACGCGTCCGCGCCGAAGTTGTTTCTGAGTCGCTCACGCGTCGAGTCTGGTATCGAGTCCGCGACGGTAATCTGGTACGAGCGCGTGCCGAACACCTCTACGAGATTTGCCACGGAGTCGTCGGCGACGACGCGGCCGTCGTTCATCACCACGACGCGCTCACAGAGGTCCTCAACCACGTCCATGTCGTGGCTGCTCAGGACGACCGTGATAGACTCCTGTTCGGCGAGTTGTCGAAGTTCCCGCCGCAGTTCCAGCGAACTCTCCACGTCGAGGCCCAACGTCGGTTCGTCGAGGAACACCACGTCGGTGCCGCGAGCGAGCGTGCAGACCAGCGAGACCTTCTGTTTCATCCCGCGAGAGAGGTCGTTGACCGTCTCCTCTGCCTTCTCGGCGAGACCGAACTGTTCGAGGAGTCGTTCGTAGCGGTCTCTGACCTCGGCTGGGTCTTGGCCGCCGAGACTGGCGAAGAACTCGACGTTCTCCCGGACGGTCAGTCGCCAGTAGACGTTGCGCGCCCCTTCGAGTGTCGCGCCGACGTGTCGATACGCCCGCTTGGCGTCTTCGTGTACGTCTACGCCCGCGATTTCCACCTCGCCGCTGGAGGGAAGGACGAGGCCGAGAATCGACTTTATCGTGGTCGTCTTCCCCGCGCCGTTCGGCCCGAGCAACCCGACGACGGTGCCTCGTTCGATGTCGAACGAGACGCCATCGACTGCGGTCACTGCTTCGTCTCCGTCGCCGTACGTCTTCCGGAGGTTTCGGACGCTGACGACGGTGTCGCCGGTTGTATCGGCCCCACCGATTTGGGTA
The sequence above is a segment of the Halorussus halophilus genome. Coding sequences within it:
- a CDS encoding ABC transporter permease, with amino-acid sequence MNEHLTLLRAIAKKKVVLLVRYPVNTLSQFISIYALFAVLFFGGSAVAGPSLTESLGGIIVGFFLFTAAIVAYSGLSWNMTREAQWGTLEQLFMSPLGFGTVVSLKVVVNVCYSIVWGAVILAMMLLTTGQSLALDVLTVGPLLVLALASAVGIGFVFGGLALPYKRIENAFQLVQWAFIAFIGAPVGQYELLGWLPLAQGSYLLRRAMEGSVSLWEFPASDLGVLVVTSVGYLALGYYCFHRAQRRARRQGVLGHY
- a CDS encoding ABC transporter ATP-binding protein; the encoded protein is MSAEPTQTDSESAATASETDDETGASTTQIGGADTTGDTVVSVRNLRKTYGDGDEAVTAVDGVSFDIERGTVVGLLGPNGAGKTTTIKSILGLVLPSSGEVEIAGVDVHEDAKRAYRHVGATLEGARNVYWRLTVRENVEFFASLGGQDPAEVRDRYERLLEQFGLAEKAEETVNDLSRGMKQKVSLVCTLARGTDVVFLDEPTLGLDVESSLELRRELRQLAEQESITVVLSSHDMDVVEDLCERVVVMNDGRVVADDSVANLVEVFGTRSYQITVADSIPDSTRERLRNNFGADAFERVGENERFEVTLAEGDDLYAIFDALRAGDCSLDGVTATDPDLETVFLELTNEDGDDSASAETPATATAEGER